The genomic stretch GCCAAATGATGAACATATAGTGAAGGATCGAGGAACATCAATGGTTATGCTTAAGAATGTTTCGGAAGCAAAGTacagttcattttttaaactatctaaaattttcatgttGAAGTTTCTTTCATGTATATGGCCATTGTTTCTTGCTTCTTCTGAAGTTGTGTTCATGTTCTGATCTTGGCGgataaatcttttaattgtttgaCCTGTTTTCTAACCAGGTTCAAGCATATCCTTCAGCCTATAGCTGATGTATGTGTCAAAGAGGAACAGCGGAGACTTGTAGATTTCGATTCTTTCTTCACTCACACTATTTGCCATGAGTGCTGCCATGGCATTGGGCCTCATACCATAAGACTTCCAGATGGTCGAGAATCTACTGTGAGACTGGTTAgttgcataatttttttggtgCCATTCTACATTATTAACTACACGTCTGGTTCATGTATTTTTCTGTGTTAGTTTGGGACATGTTATGGATCTCATCATAGAGCAATAGTTTGACACTGAGATACTAGCATGTATACATGTATTTAGTGCCAATTAATTTATTCCAGCATTAATAACAATACTAAAAAAGTAGACCGTCCACATTATTGATGCTGGTGGGTTCTTACATATAGCTctatggattttattttattttttgtattaaagcATGCACCATTATCTTTGCAGTTTGAGTATTCCTTAATGtgttaattaaatatcttataGTTTACTATTGTGGTTATAGTTGAATAAATTGTTGTAGGCTGTGACAGTAGTGTAGGTGATCTAAGTGTGTTCTAGTATATAAAATTCAACCTGTATCtatgaaagagattaatgaAAAAGCGAACAAAAAAAGGATATAAAAAGTAAAGCTGGTGGGAGTGTCTTGTCCTCTTTGTCTTCTATTGGTATTCCTACAAATTGGAGGCATGCTATAGGACATCCGACGTGGAAGGAAGCCATGGTTGAAGAAATGGAAGCCTTAACGGAAAGTGACGTATGGAATCTCCCTACTTTTccagaagggaaaaaaaaaaaacactcggTATAAGTAGGTAGTTACAATAAAACGCAAAGCTGGTGGGAGTGTTGAAAAGTTTAAGGCGAGGCTTGTTGCAAAAGGGATTTTTATACCCAAAGGAAGTATGTTATAGACCTCGAAGGGACCGATTTGTTAGGGTGCAAACCAATTGAAACTCCCATTGAAGCCATTCACCAGCTCAAGAAAATTGAAAGTGAGAAGGTGGATAGAACCAATTGAAACTCCCATTGAAGCCATTCACCAGCTCAAGAAAATTGAAAGTGAGAAGGTGGATAGAAGGAAAATACCAATGGCTAGTGGGAAAACTGATTTATCTGTCCCATACTCTTTCAGACATAGCATATACTGGGGGAATGGTTAGTCGCTTTATGCAAGAGCTGAGGACCACTCAACACCTAGAAGGGGTTGTTATTCACTAGGCATGGACACCTAAGAATAGAATGATACTCTGATGTGGACAGGGCCAACTCACTCGATGATAAAAGATCAACTTTCTAGTATTGCACTATAATTGGAGGCAATGTTGTTACATAGGGATGTAAAAAACAATTTGTTGTTGCAAGATCTAATACTGAAGCTGAGTATAGAGCCATGACATTGGGTGTATGTGATTTGTTGTGCTGGAAAAATTGATGGAAGAATTGAGCCTAAGGTAGGAAGACTCTTACACTATTGTGATAACAAGGAGGCCATTAATATTGCTAATAATTAAGTTCAACATTATAGgactaaacatattgagattgaCAGACGcttcatcaataaaaaattcactgGGGGACACTTGTGCATTCCATTTGTAAAGTCTAGGCGGCAACTAGctgtttttttcactaaaaatctaaactcaaaatgttttcatgattgtgtttgCAAGATGGGCATGAGAAATATGTATGGTCCATCCTGAGGGGGAGTATTGGTTGTTGTAGGCTATGACAGGAGAGTGTAGGTGATCTAGTTGTGTCCTAGGAATGTTGTCTTCTGTAACTTATATGACTACCATTAATTTAGGCGGCTGGGTTGTCTGAAATTTCAGTTTGGATTATCCTCCTTGTATATAAAATTCAACCTAAAactatgaaagagattaatgaaaaagagaacAAGAAATTCTCAGACATTGCTGGAAATACTCTATTCATTCTGACTCTCTCTCCACCATCAGGTGTCTTAGAGCTTTTATATTACTGTCAAGCCTTACCAATAAGCTTAAATTGTTGGATCGGTTGATTAGCATTTTAGTATAAATCTTTATCTCTCTTCCTATTCTTTGAGCAGGAATTGGAAGAACTACACTCAGCTCTGGAGGAAGCAAAAGCCGATATAGTTGGTCTTTGGGCACTGAAGTTTCTAATTGGCCTGGTAAGTAACTAAATATGCATCACTTCTAAGGGATGCATCCATATGATATCACATTTTATGACAGAGATAGGCACTGCAGACTAACATGTTCCTAAAAAGCTTTCCCAAGCGTAGAAGTTATATCCCTATAAATAATCTCTCAAAGGAGTAACCAATAGAGGAATTACTGTAACAGCTAGTTTATGAAGCTAATAACTTGTGTCTTACAAGGAGCTAATAAGCAAGTAACTGTTTAAATTGGCAATAACCTCAGCAGGAGGCTGCTGCCTAATTAGTCATTCTTTTTTAATGGAAACTCAGAAAATACCTCTACCATATCCGGTATATTTAAAAACAGATTTTGAAGAGTTTCCTTGGCTCTGCATCATTGATTTACTCCATTACAACTTCTAGTATCTCTATCATTAGGTCCTTCATATTATACAATGTTATGACATGTAATATTCATGCTGGAAAACTTCAAATGCTTTACTGTGATTTATATTGAATATCAAATATGGAGTTCTTACATAAAccataattattttgttgttattttgaaaagatattAAGTGAACTTTCATCCATTGATTGCTCATACATCTATGAAGTTCTCTCAGCAATGCAAGTAGTTCAATTTTTAATTCTCTATCTGGGCCTATATCACATGGAAGAATCTATATTAGTTAATTATGATGATTTGCAAACCATCAGATTTGGATATTAGAGTCTTATTGTCTAATTATTTAATCTCTCACCTTTCTCCTATGAATCCGTCCATGGAGCGCAGAATTTACTTTCAAAGAGTTTGGTAGAGTCTATGTATGTCTCTTTCCTAGCAGGATGCTTCCGCTCTATACGGTTTGGCTTAGAGGAAGCTCACGGGTAAATGATTTATTCAGAATTCCTTCAATCCACGTTTTGATGTTAATgtcaataatttttctctatccATTAATTAATGTCAGAAAAGGACAAGCATTGCAGTTTAACTGGTTATTGGAGAAAGAGGCCTTTATTTTGCATTCAGATGATACCTTTTCtgttgattttgataaggtaaaGTCTTCAAATTTCACTTCATTTATGGATTTACTTCAGAAAAATAAAGCCAACTTTGTTTTATTCTGAAGGTTGAAGGAGCAGTTGAGAGCCTTAGTACGGAAATACTCACAATACAAGCAAGAGGTGACAAAGAGGCCGCAAGTTTGCTTCTTCAGAAATATTGTACAATGACAAAGCCGTTAACAGTTGCGTtgcaaaaattagaaaacattCAGGTACGAGCTGTGAAATTCCGTCACCTGTTAGTTTGTTTATTTAGttgcaaatttttatatttatactgaATTAGAACTGGACAATGTATAAGATTATCCATCATGATTGCATATTTACTAGGACTAGAAATCAATTTACATTTTAGAAGCAACAATGTTGGGTGTTTCTACTGAACCTTGATGACACTCTTGTAAAAGATAATCTTAGGGAGCACATCATTTAGATCTTAAGACGTTGACTTTTTTCTGTTATTGAATTGCTTAGTATTGAAATAATTAGATGCATTGAACTATGGCTGTATATAACAATTGATATTTTGGGATAACTTTCTCATTTCAATAAAAGTGCACCAGAGAGGGaagaaagcaaaataaaaatagaacaGTTCTGACATGACATGGAGAAGAGTTAGGATCATTTTGGAGCTTGACtggcttttaaatattttgtaaaattgcTAGAGTTTCGTAATTTTGAACGCATAGCATTAGCGAAGAATCCCCGAGAGCCCACGAAATTTCCTCTTAAATTCACAATCATCCTTCAATAAATGTACTTTGAAAACCTCACTTTAATGCTCAATAAATCTTCCATATGATCAAACTCTGGCTTTAAACACTTATTCAATTGTTGGTCGGATCAGCGGCATCTAGATTTTGGAATATTTTTTcagaaaactaaataaattgcccattttctttttgaatgtcgaataatttctaattaactaaataattttgtgattaCAGAAATTTCTCCGTACGTGTTATCCGTTTACATGGATTTGCTAATTATGCTgctaattttctcttttttttccagGTTCCTGTGGATATTGCTCCCACATTTCCCCTAGCCAATGAATTATTCAAGTGAAAGAGAAGTGATTTGGTTTTAGGTGACAGCAAATAAATACACTGGATGCAATTAAATGTCACCGATTTGGTTTGATTGgcaataatttaacatttttggttttttttttcacaaattgaaatgaataaaagttgagttttattttgGTCTGAATGAATTCTTGTTTGCATCCTCaaattattttccttatttataaGGAGGTTTTTCATAGAATACTCTTGTGCATTAGGTTTTTAGATTTGTGTTGGATGTTAACCCAGTGGAGAATTCAGTCTAATTCAACCGATGGTTAGTCCAATTGACTAGTGATAGaatcaataaattattcaaataaatataaaaaataatatttaaaatatttttatataattaatatataaatttaaaattgaattgcaTTAAGGCATACAAACACTGGCGCCATTTTCTTATCTGTTCGGTTTCTCTTAGAGAAACCCCATGAAATATCTGGTTGATCGAAGTTGGAATACCCAGCTTAGGCTCGGTACAATGttaataatctttttacttAAGATATGATATTGTTAATATTTCGTTacgtttgtaaaattttaatttgaattactttaaaaaaagtattataaaagtaaaaatatcataaatcagaaaagaaaagacCTGCACTATTTGTTGTAACATTTACCTATAAATATAGTGAAAATATAGATAAGTTTATACAAGGTAATGCAATATATGCACTGGGTTTTactttaatcttattttaaaattatttaatcatatgatgatatatcatttatatatacataattttattgtgcgGGCAAATGCAATCCTTGCTATTGTTTAatagagtttaaatttgaggttgaaaggaaaacaaaacaatatctgAACCCTCTTATATTATGTTACTCGGTTATTCTTAAAAGCATAATCTAAAAATCTTGATAAGCAAAAGTTGAGTGCAATTAATTGGCTAAACAACTTGTAATTCTTTAAGCCAAGCTGTATGCAGGGGGCACGGATCAGGTTTACCTTCAGCAAGTGCCTTCTCAGTGAGAGAATAGAACCAGCCATTTCTCCATTTGAACTGAAAGAATCGAACAAACTTAACTGAGAATCGAATGTAAGAAAAGATGGGTGTACTTGATTCATGTTGTCATTGCATTCTTTACCTCTTTAACTGCAGTTGGGAAATGTGCAACAGCTCGTGAATACGCGCATAATCTTTCGTCCATAGCTTCTTCAAATGTTAGTCCTTTCTCGGCAGCAGCTGCAGATGCTAGTTCCACAATGAGACTACAAACCTGAAAGCACAATTTTCATTGGTGATGATGGCTTCGATTCCTATCAGCTAAAGACACCTCATTAGAATGGCATTCACTAATGGCAACTGAGAGTTTGGTCACAGCTATAATTTTCACTGCTTATGCTTGCATTTACAGCCAACCTGACCTCCAAAAGGTAAAAGATCATTCCTCTTTGTACTACTTGATGCAGATGCACTATGAAAATTggtaatttgaaattcaaaacaaaagataacccaaaattaattaatattcttttgaGGTTATCTCTATCCAGTAAGAAAAGTTGAATGTCCTTAGCCCATGTCCATTGCTCATCAGGTCATACTCAACGCTAACCAGAAATTCCCCTCATATAATCAATTACAGCCATATGTACTAAATGAAGAGGAATACAAACAAATGTCAAAGTTTTAGTTTGCTTTAAATTAGTTTCATgtatcatttaaaataaataaactagcATGTAGTATCAAGGCTTCCGTAACATGCTACAATCCTCACAAGTAAGAAGAGGTATTAATAAGAATACCAGCTTAAAGGCCAGATGCCTTTTGACATGGGAAAAAATGAATGACTGAAACATAGAAAAATGTAGAAAGATCGAGTATGACATTAAACTATCAAATCATGGTTCGAAAGCAgtaaaaggaaacaaaaaaaaaaaaaaaaaggaaaaagcaatTTTACCATCCAGCCACTGCAACACTTATAGTATACATATTATGATGTAATAGGCTAGAAGGTACTCAATAGCATCAGAATAACTAATAATTTAGCTTGTAATTGTAGCAAATGCAGTGTTTTTCTATGTCAGGCTACTTTGCAGCATTAAGTTAgactacacacacacacacacagaaagagggaaaaaaaaaacgatCCTTATTGAGACCTTAGCCAGGATGCATAGGGAAGTCAGCCTACAATCAAGGAAACATGCGGTGCTACTATGGTCCTCTCTAAACAAAGGTATATCTCTCCTTCAGCTAGAGcataagaaaattgaaagaagTATGGTCAATGACTTAACTCTGTGATAGTATCGAAGACAACTGTCATCAACTATAGAAAAAATGATTCACAGCAGGCACAATTAACATTCTGGATGTCAACAAGCAAAAGCTGGATGAAACATGACCAACAAACCTCCTTtgataaggataaaaaaaattgtgtttgcACCATTCCGTTAATATTTCCAACAACCCACCCTCCACTTCACAAAGCGCTAGACTAAAAAAGACACTTACTGAGCATTAACCAATGGAACAGACAAATCCAAGTATCTTTCGAGAAAATTATTCTCACCTCAGACCGATACTCCTTTTCCACAACGCCCACAGTTGCACCAGGATGGCGAGCTCCAACAAGCATGAATGCAGAAATCCATATCAACTTCTCTAACATCTGCTTCTGGAATGCTTCCTTGTCAAGAACCTGAGTTACAAAACACAACTAAACATATTAGCATGATTACACTCAGATGTGCTGCTTAAGTTCCAAAATCAGAATCCACTTCGGTAGATACTGAAGTTTAAAGtttgaaccaaaattttaaGCTCTTAATCTTAATTATCTAGCACCCTGTTAATAAGATAACAGTAAATTTCTTCAGAATTGATATCAGATAACCTTGCAAGAAAGGCCTCCAGCATGTAATCTTGCAGCAACTGCAGTAGCCCATTTCCCATATGCTGCGGTTAGCCCTTCAGGATTGGTATCAGTCTTCCCATCTATAGGAGGTTCTCCAAGCTTTGATACAGCAAAATAAGCCAATACTTGGTCTGCTTCACCCAGGCCTTTACTTTCAAGCCACGGTTCCAGCATCCCATTCTGGAAAAAAACCAAATCTGCTAGATTGTCAACATCCCATCAACTAGAGTTCCAAACATCTAAAATACATAGGAAATTCAAAAACTTCACACCACAATCACTCCAAAAACCATCTTACAAAACTTCTcctaataattaaaacataaagGAAAACACAAACCATCAATGTATATGACAAGagatttcattaataaataacacATAAAACTAGCAATCTTATAGTCAAATtattaactcaaactcaaacacaAACACCAAGCAATGCAATAAAACACTTCAAACTTCGACAATTATACATATTGACACATTTACAAAGTGAAgcctaaaatgaaaaaactttgtAGCCCTACAATTCATTAGcacaattattataataggTAAATAAAAAGGGCTATATGAAAAGAGCTAAATTTGAACAATTCCATTGAATTAGATTATATATCACTAACTAAGAGAATGAAATTGGCTGATATTATTACAATTCACATTGCTATAAGTCTTACATTACAATGTAAAAACATTTCCATATTACAATTCCAGAACTAATGTTCAATTAAAGCTTGGcttgttaaaaatttaacagaaaaattcCTAACAGTAATAGTactaaaacataataaacaacaattccagcttgaatattaataaaaattcaggTGGTTTACCGTTCCATCTAGACTTAGGTGTGACCTCAAGAACAGCTTCAAGATCATCATTCCTCGTGCATACAAAGATAGGACCCTCAAAATCAAGCGGCACAGGTTCCCCACGCTTCACTATCAAATCTTGACCACTACCCATTTCTTGTAAAGCCCTTCCGACACGCCCGCCGCCTACGATGACGGCGGGAGCGATCTTGGTGGCAGTGGTATTGGCCATGGCAAAAATGCGAGTGCACTTAGCAAATTTATTGGGAGTGGAACTGTGAGGTTTAGGAAAAGTGGGCAGGCAGAGGTGTGGCCAAAGAGTGGAAGTGGAAGCGGAAGCAGAAGTAGAGAGTTTGGCTAGTGAGTTGACGGCCATTTGATTGAACTGAGTTTGTGTTGGGTTTGACGGGACTGAGATTTTATTTgggacatttttgtttttgtcgaAGTGGGAGGGTGAAGTTTGGGGGGAAATAAAATGGCCACTCATTTTGTTAAGGCCtatcattttatccttttttttactttttctattttggGCTTTGCCAACACTTGTTACTGTCATGAAATTATAGCGAAATGGGCTCAAAATTAAGGGTAAGTTAGTATTTAGccaacataataaaattatatgtataaataatatacgtaattttatataaaaataataatttattattatatataattatatattattttattacataataatattttattatttatacacaaaattatacgtattatttatacatataatattacttttaacccatataaaagttaaaaaaaataaaccctattaaatataaaataatcttttaataaggTTTATATTTCCCCCATTTCAAACTTAATTAGatctttttacatttttacaCCCCAAGTTCtaattttaccttattttcttttccacttgttcaaatttatctactttcatttttcatgattttaaagAGTTTGAAAAAGTAAATACAAAGATATTTCATTTGgctatataataaaattatatgtacatattttttatatataatataataatattatatatataaataaaataatatatataattttatatataaacaaaaatatgacatcatataattaagtaattataaattaaaaataagataatacttacttatatagtaatatataattatttacatataaaattatacatattatttatatatataattttattattcgtATAAAGCGTGTAAGCTTTCTTCAAGGATCCCACAGTACAATAATGTAAATATAAAGGATGCGCTTGCTCATCTTCAAATAATTGATCTTTTTTATCAATTCCATGATTTCTCAATTGTTTTCTTGTTCTTTATACTTTGCATCTTACATATTTCAAAGCAATACTAGTTGGACTTCAGGGAAGAGCTGGACTTAGAATCCAAGGCTGAGTAAAGAATTTTCACCTGACATGGAAGGTATTATTTGGCTTACAAACCTTTAACAGGTGTAAGCATTCACATAAAAGGGTGATTGAGGTCTAGGGTTTAGGATATAACTCATATCACAATAGACAGGAAATAATTTACACAATAAGGGTGTGTTTGGTCAAGGgaattaaaaattactctgatattctatttcttattatttatattattttgttttgtttataaataataaaagattttgataatcttctattGTCAATGGTGatatgataggtaatataaaaggtaatctgattaccacttctatattagatattaaa from Mangifera indica cultivar Alphonso chromosome 6, CATAS_Mindica_2.1, whole genome shotgun sequence encodes the following:
- the LOC123218278 gene encoding uncharacterized protein LOC123218278 isoform X2 — protein: MMILKLFLRSHLSLDGTNGMLEPWLESKGLGEADQVLAYFAVSKLGEPPIDGKTDTNPEGLTAAYGKWATAVAARLHAGGLSCKVLDKEAFQKQMLEKLIWISAFMLVGARHPGATVGVVEKEYRSEVCSLIVELASAAAAEKGLTFEEAMDERLCAYSRAVAHFPTAVKEFKWRNGWFYSLTEKALAEGKPDPCPLHTAWLKELQVV
- the LOC123218278 gene encoding uncharacterized protein LOC123218278 isoform X1 — protein: MAVNSLAKLSTSASASTSTLWPHLCLPTFPKPHSSTPNKFAKCTRIFAMANTTATKIAPAVIVGGGRVGRALQEMGSGQDLIVKRGEPVPLDFEGPIFVCTRNDDLEAVLEVTPKSRWNDLVFFQNGMLEPWLESKGLGEADQVLAYFAVSKLGEPPIDGKTDTNPEGLTAAYGKWATAVAARLHAGGLSCKVLDKEAFQKQMLEKLIWISAFMLVGARHPGATVGVVEKEYRSEVCSLIVELASAAAAEKGLTFEEAMDERLCAYSRAVAHFPTAVKEFKWRNGWFYSLTEKALAEGKPDPCPLHTAWLKELQVV